A segment of the Candidatus Paceibacterota bacterium genome:
TCGCTATGGCCAATCCAGTACTCGGGAGTGGTTCCGATGACGCTGCTGCTGGACTTCAAAACCAGCACTGCCGGGGCGATGAGCGGCACTGCCTATTTTGGCGAAGAGACGGGATCGGTGTTCGGCACGTTTAGCCTGAGCGGCCCTTAAGTCCCTTGGAAACCGCCGTCGAATACGGCATTTACCCGGGATCATTGCTATGAAACAGATTTTCACGATCATGGTGGTTGCGCTGGGCGCCCTGGCGGTGCGCGCGGAGGAGATTACGCTGGCCACCTACAACATCGAGCACTTCAAAAACCACTTCCTGGCCCACCAACTCGAGGACCAGCCGATTGCCCGGGAGCCCGCCGGCAAGGAAATCCTGAGTGAACTGCGCAAGAAGAACGACGAGGACAACTGGGAAACGGCCCAGGTCATCCTCGAACCGAAGTTCAACCCGGACATTCTGGTGATCGAGGAGGGGTGCGGCCAGTCGGACCTGAACTACTTCAATCGCCGCTGGCTCAATGGCGCCTATGCGACCGCCATCCAGTTCCCCAGCAACACGGACCGGCAACAGAACCTGGACCTGCTGATGAAACCGGGCTTCAAGCTTCTCGAGCGCCGGGATCAATACCACCTCGAACCGGACCCGGTCGGCAATGACCGCGGCTCGAGGCTCTTCGCCCGCGGGCCGGTATTCGTCAAAGTGCAGACGCCGGGCGGGTACAGATTGTGGGTGGGCCTCACCCACATGAAGAGCAAGAACCCGGGGCCTGTCGCCACCCCGGAGCCGGGCATGGGCACGGCCGCGGAGAGGAAAGGCCGGGAAGCTCGCGAGCTGCGGCAGAAGAAGATTGCCGACACCCAATGGCGGAACCGCGAGGCGCGCCGCACGCACGAGATCATCAAGGAACTGGAAAAGGCGGGGCCCAGCGACGTGATACTGCTGGGCGACATGAATGACTCCCTGGGCATGGATGCCTTCGAACCCGAGGCCGGCGGCGACGCCCTGGCCAACCTTGTTGGCCCCGAGAAAGACGGGCTGATCCTGGCGACCCGGCCGCTGACGGGAGGAAGCCAGTATTCCTTTCACGGCTATTGGCGGACGGGATTTCGCGAGATGATTGATCACATAGTCGTCACCCGTTCCATGAAGGATAAACTGGGCGAGGTCCGCATTGTGACCAATGGTTTGGCGGGCGTCGCCTCAGACCATTTCCCGGTGATGATACGGCTGAAGACGAAGTAACG
Coding sequences within it:
- a CDS encoding endonuclease/exonuclease/phosphatase family protein; amino-acid sequence: MKQIFTIMVVALGALAVRAEEITLATYNIEHFKNHFLAHQLEDQPIAREPAGKEILSELRKKNDEDNWETAQVILEPKFNPDILVIEEGCGQSDLNYFNRRWLNGAYATAIQFPSNTDRQQNLDLLMKPGFKLLERRDQYHLEPDPVGNDRGSRLFARGPVFVKVQTPGGYRLWVGLTHMKSKNPGPVATPEPGMGTAAERKGREARELRQKKIADTQWRNREARRTHEIIKELEKAGPSDVILLGDMNDSLGMDAFEPEAGGDALANLVGPEKDGLILATRPLTGGSQYSFHGYWRTGFREMIDHIVVTRSMKDKLGEVRIVTNGLAGVASDHFPVMIRLKTK